The following proteins are co-located in the Pedobacter sp. FW305-3-2-15-E-R2A2 genome:
- a CDS encoding glycoside hydrolase family 3 C-terminal domain-containing protein, with the protein MKNTLYVKFYCFLILSLSGIDSNAQTYPFRDYKLSFEQRVNDLVVRLTLEEKVLQMLNAAPAIARLGIPAYDWWNETLHGVARTPFKVTVYPQAIAMAATFDKGSLYKMADFSALEGRAIYNKAVAEGRTNERYLGLTYWTPNINIFRDPRWGRGQETYGEDPYLTAILGDAFVKGLQGDDPKYLKAAACAKHYAVHSGPEPLRHVFNADVTAYDLWDTYLPAFEKLVVDSKVAGVMCAYNAFRTQPCCASDLLMTDILRKQWNFKGYVTSDCWAIDDFYKNHKTHPDAASAAADAVFHGTDIDCGTDAYKALIKAVKDGQITEKQIDISVKRLFMIRFRLGMFDPVSMVKYAQTPASVLESTAHKAHALKMAQQSMVLLKNENQTLPLSKSLKKIVVLGPNADNAISVLGNYNGIPSNTTTILKGIKEKVGPGTKVVYEQAINFTNDTLLNYSDLSNQYSYEGKQGFKAEYFSNKELNGQPQLVRMEQNLEKLWQEGEMIDANLKANNFSARYTTNFKATETGSITFELEADDGYRFILNGERVVDAWSRNRWGAKTYELKTKKDASYNIVVEYWQGEGKGNVKLSAGNYQRSDFNQLINRHQDADVFIFAGGISPQLEGEEMKVDYPGFNGGDRSSIMLPTVQTNLMKALKSSGKQVVFVMMTGSAIAIPWESAEVPAILNAWYGGQAAGTAVADVLFGDYNPAGRLPVTFYKSDQDLAAFNDYSMDNRTYRYFKGKPLYGFGYGLSYTSFKYDQISLPNAISKGKSVTVSVRITNTGKMDGDEVAQLYLVHQNKSIKTALKSLKGFQRISLKAGAHKVIKFKLSPKDLSFIDPNGTAKQLKGKIEFSIGGSQPDESNKTSGNIIKKHLSII; encoded by the coding sequence ATGAAAAACACATTATACGTAAAGTTCTATTGCTTTTTGATCCTTTCTTTGAGCGGTATAGATAGCAACGCTCAAACCTATCCGTTTCGTGATTACAAGTTATCATTTGAGCAACGTGTGAACGACCTTGTCGTCCGGCTAACCCTGGAAGAAAAAGTCTTGCAAATGCTAAATGCGGCACCTGCAATTGCTAGACTTGGAATTCCTGCATACGATTGGTGGAATGAAACCTTACATGGTGTTGCAAGAACTCCCTTTAAGGTAACCGTTTACCCTCAGGCGATTGCAATGGCGGCGACCTTCGATAAAGGCTCGCTATACAAAATGGCCGATTTTTCTGCATTGGAAGGAAGAGCTATTTATAATAAAGCGGTGGCAGAGGGGCGGACAAACGAACGCTATCTGGGGCTCACCTACTGGACGCCCAATATTAATATTTTCAGAGATCCACGCTGGGGCCGCGGACAGGAAACTTATGGCGAAGACCCTTATTTAACCGCAATATTAGGTGACGCTTTTGTAAAAGGATTGCAGGGGGATGATCCAAAATATTTAAAGGCCGCCGCCTGTGCAAAACATTATGCCGTCCACAGCGGTCCGGAACCACTCCGACATGTTTTCAATGCCGATGTGACCGCCTATGACCTGTGGGACACCTATCTTCCGGCATTCGAAAAATTAGTGGTTGATTCAAAAGTTGCCGGAGTCATGTGTGCCTATAATGCATTCAGAACACAGCCCTGCTGTGCCAGCGATTTACTGATGACCGACATTTTACGTAAACAATGGAATTTCAAAGGTTATGTCACCTCCGATTGCTGGGCAATTGATGATTTCTATAAAAACCATAAAACTCATCCTGATGCTGCTTCTGCAGCTGCTGATGCCGTTTTTCACGGAACAGATATTGATTGCGGAACGGATGCTTATAAAGCGCTGATAAAAGCGGTGAAAGATGGTCAGATCACAGAAAAACAGATCGACATTTCTGTAAAGCGTTTGTTCATGATCCGGTTTCGTTTAGGCATGTTCGATCCGGTTTCCATGGTAAAATATGCACAAACTCCTGCTTCTGTTCTTGAAAGTACTGCCCATAAAGCACATGCACTGAAAATGGCACAGCAATCGATGGTACTGCTTAAAAATGAAAACCAGACACTCCCATTAAGTAAATCATTAAAAAAGATCGTTGTACTGGGACCAAATGCAGATAATGCCATCTCTGTGTTGGGTAATTACAACGGGATTCCATCCAATACCACGACGATACTTAAAGGCATAAAGGAGAAAGTCGGGCCGGGTACAAAAGTAGTTTATGAACAGGCGATTAACTTCACCAACGATACCTTACTGAACTATTCAGACCTGAGTAACCAGTACAGTTACGAAGGTAAACAAGGATTTAAAGCTGAATATTTCAGCAATAAGGAGCTGAATGGCCAGCCTCAGCTGGTGAGAATGGAGCAAAATCTGGAAAAATTATGGCAGGAAGGAGAAATGATCGATGCCAACCTCAAAGCGAATAATTTCTCCGCGCGCTATACGACCAATTTTAAGGCAACAGAAACAGGTTCCATTACTTTTGAACTGGAAGCAGATGATGGCTATCGGTTTATTTTAAATGGAGAACGGGTAGTTGATGCCTGGTCGAGAAACAGATGGGGTGCAAAAACCTATGAATTAAAAACGAAAAAAGATGCTTCCTATAACATTGTTGTAGAGTACTGGCAGGGTGAAGGAAAAGGCAATGTAAAGCTGAGTGCCGGAAATTACCAGCGCAGCGATTTCAACCAGCTCATTAACCGTCATCAGGATGCCGATGTTTTCATATTCGCAGGAGGCATATCCCCACAATTGGAAGGCGAGGAAATGAAAGTGGACTATCCTGGTTTTAATGGTGGCGACCGTAGCTCGATCATGCTCCCAACCGTTCAGACCAATTTAATGAAAGCATTAAAATCATCCGGTAAGCAAGTAGTGTTTGTCATGATGACCGGAAGTGCCATCGCTATTCCCTGGGAGTCAGCAGAGGTCCCTGCGATACTCAATGCCTGGTACGGCGGACAGGCAGCTGGCACTGCCGTTGCGGATGTTTTGTTTGGCGATTATAACCCTGCGGGCCGTTTACCCGTAACCTTTTATAAAAGTGACCAGGACCTCGCCGCATTTAATGATTACAGCATGGATAACCGGACGTACAGATACTTCAAAGGCAAACCGCTATATGGGTTTGGATATGGACTGAGTTATACTTCGTTCAAATACGACCAAATCAGCCTGCCGAATGCCATTTCAAAGGGGAAATCCGTAACTGTGAGTGTAAGAATCACAAACACGGGTAAAATGGATGGAGACGAAGTTGCACAGCTTTACCTTGTTCATCAGAATAAATCCATAAAGACGGCACTAAAATCTTTAAAAGGATTTCAACGCATCAGCCTGAAAGCCGGAGCGCACAAGGTCATTAAGTTTAAGTTATCCCCTAAAGACCTTTCATTTATCGATCCCAATGGGACTGCTAAACAACTCAAAGGCAAAATTGAATTTAGCATTGGGGGAAGTCAACCGGACGAAAGCAATAAAACCAGTGGCAACATCATAAAGAAGCACTTATCAATTATTTAA
- a CDS encoding glycoside hydrolase family 43 protein produces MQKMRILLSYLVAMVCLLTTAQAQVTLKNPILPGFYPDPAICRVGTDYYMVTSTFVYFPGIPVFHSKDLKNWKQITSAINRPSQMDFMGEQVSRGLFAPAINHHKGIFYITCTDIDNGGNFIVTAKNPAGPWSDPIYIKEVRGIDPSLYFEEDKVFIIYNSDPPENKSLYSGHRTVKIYELDLATLKVLGSEKILVNGGVDISKKPVWIEAPHIYKRNGYYYLMAAEGGTSVNHSEVILRSKDVRGPYIPYEKNPILTQRHLDPKRKNPISSVGHADLVEGPDGNTYAVFLGVRPYEGDFYNTGRETFIAPVKWVDNWPVINPDHEEVQYEYKVNWKEQPHENQLPITGNFEFKVPFKDSLNTQFLFLRTHNPSWYSFKENKNALTIKLLPETILEKGNPAFIGRRQQHLQSSASTEMVFSTKKNNEKAGMVIFQNENHFYYLCKSSDQGKEVVQLFKGNPKSNKMDLLKQVVLPGAQKKIYLKINSEKDIYSFWYGLKENEWQLLEDKLDGKYLSTVVAKGFVGSLYGVYATSEGQGSTNNAIYKWFGYKGEDDTYQK; encoded by the coding sequence ATGCAAAAAATGCGTATTCTTCTTTCTTATCTGGTAGCCATGGTGTGTTTGTTGACGACTGCCCAGGCTCAGGTGACTTTAAAAAATCCTATCCTTCCGGGATTTTATCCGGATCCGGCAATATGTAGAGTCGGAACAGACTACTATATGGTCACCTCAACTTTTGTATATTTTCCCGGTATTCCCGTGTTTCATAGTAAGGACCTTAAAAACTGGAAGCAGATTACCAGTGCAATTAACCGGCCTTCCCAAATGGATTTCATGGGCGAACAAGTATCCAGAGGTCTGTTTGCACCGGCAATAAACCATCATAAAGGCATTTTTTACATTACCTGTACTGACATAGACAATGGCGGGAATTTTATTGTCACAGCTAAAAACCCTGCAGGTCCCTGGAGCGATCCGATATACATTAAAGAGGTCAGAGGAATTGATCCTTCACTCTACTTTGAAGAGGATAAGGTCTTCATCATATACAACAGCGATCCTCCGGAAAATAAGTCGCTTTATAGTGGACATAGAACCGTAAAGATCTATGAACTGGATCTGGCGACCTTAAAAGTCCTGGGATCTGAAAAGATTCTGGTAAATGGCGGTGTCGATATCAGTAAAAAACCAGTGTGGATTGAAGCACCTCATATTTATAAGAGAAACGGCTATTATTACCTGATGGCTGCTGAAGGGGGAACAAGTGTTAACCACTCGGAAGTGATTTTGCGGAGTAAAGATGTGCGTGGACCCTATATTCCTTATGAAAAAAATCCCATCCTCACTCAACGGCATCTGGATCCTAAAAGAAAAAATCCGATCTCTTCAGTTGGTCATGCCGATCTGGTAGAGGGACCAGATGGCAATACGTATGCAGTTTTTCTGGGAGTACGGCCATATGAAGGAGATTTTTACAATACCGGCCGGGAAACGTTTATTGCACCGGTAAAATGGGTCGATAACTGGCCGGTTATCAATCCGGATCATGAAGAAGTGCAATACGAATATAAGGTAAACTGGAAAGAACAGCCGCATGAAAATCAATTGCCCATCACTGGTAATTTTGAGTTTAAGGTGCCGTTTAAAGATAGCCTCAATACACAGTTTTTATTTCTGCGTACCCATAATCCATCCTGGTACAGCTTTAAGGAAAATAAAAATGCACTCACCATTAAACTGCTTCCTGAAACCATTCTGGAGAAAGGAAACCCTGCATTTATCGGAAGAAGACAGCAACATTTGCAGAGCTCTGCGTCAACGGAAATGGTCTTTTCTACGAAAAAAAATAACGAGAAAGCAGGGATGGTCATCTTTCAGAATGAAAATCATTTCTATTACCTGTGTAAATCATCTGATCAGGGTAAAGAGGTCGTACAATTGTTTAAAGGTAATCCGAAATCAAATAAAATGGATTTACTCAAGCAGGTTGTATTGCCTGGTGCTCAGAAGAAAATCTATCTTAAAATCAATTCCGAAAAAGACATTTATTCTTTTTGGTATGGCCTTAAAGAAAATGAATGGCAGCTTTTGGAAGATAAGCTTGACGGAAAGTATTTAAGTACTGTCGTGGCGAAAGGATTTGTAGGATCACTTTATGGAGTTTATGCCACTTCCGAAGGACAAGGAAGTACTAATAATGCCATTTATAAATGGTTTGGATATAAAGGAGAGGATGATACTTATCAAAAATAA
- the fsa gene encoding fructose-6-phosphate aldolase yields the protein MKFFIDTANLDQIKEAYDLGILDGVTTNPSLMAKEGITGEANIIAHYKAICDIVDDNVSAEVIATTFNEMIAEGEMLAALNPKIVVKVPMIKDGIKAIRYFSSKGIRTNCTLIFSAGQAILAAKAGASYISPFLGRLDDISTDGLKLIEEIRLIFDNYAYPTEILAASIRGPLHIIACAKLGADVITAPLPAITALLKHPLTDSGLATFLADHARASGL from the coding sequence ATGAAATTTTTTATAGATACTGCAAACCTTGATCAGATAAAAGAAGCTTATGATTTGGGAATATTAGACGGAGTCACCACCAATCCAAGTTTAATGGCTAAGGAGGGGATTACAGGTGAGGCGAACATTATTGCACATTATAAAGCGATATGCGATATCGTGGACGACAATGTAAGTGCAGAAGTGATCGCAACCACATTTAATGAGATGATTGCAGAAGGTGAAATGCTCGCAGCTCTTAATCCAAAGATTGTGGTCAAGGTGCCAATGATCAAAGATGGCATTAAAGCCATCAGGTATTTTTCTTCCAAAGGAATAAGAACGAATTGTACTTTGATCTTTTCTGCCGGGCAGGCCATTCTTGCTGCTAAGGCTGGTGCCAGTTATATATCGCCATTTTTAGGACGTTTAGATGATATTTCTACGGATGGATTAAAACTCATTGAGGAGATCAGGCTGATCTTTGACAATTATGCTTATCCTACAGAAATTCTGGCGGCGTCAATTCGTGGTCCTTTGCACATCATTGCCTGCGCAAAATTGGGCGCTGATGTGATTACAGCACCTTTGCCGGCAATCACCGCTTTATTAAAGCACCCCCTTACGGATAGTGGACTGGCTACTTTTTTAGCGGACCATGCCAGGGCATCAGGACTTTAA
- a CDS encoding endo-1,4-beta-xylanase, with protein sequence MHKSIRINWGLILLMLIISQGCCLLQQPNSSSDNGLKDHYKAYFPIGVAVNTRTLNGEESQLLLKEFNSITPENAMKMEVIHPREDFYFWRDADSMVNFAQNHQLKVRGHNLCWHEQVPNWMFKDNNGGLVTKEVLFKRLKDHITTVVKRYKGKIYAWDVVNEVIGDADDEFIRNSLWYQICGEEYIAKAFEYAHAADPEALLFYNDYNSERPVKRDKIYRLLKNLIDQKVPIHGVGLQAHWSVFEPAEKELREAIELYASLGLQIHFTELDMSVYPWEKNKRQKRSGESDRLTPELEAKQIDQYAKVFKIFREYKKHITSVTFWNVSDRYSWLDYYPVPGRKNYPLLFDQNLQRKKAYQKVVDFKE encoded by the coding sequence ATGCACAAATCAATACGCATAAATTGGGGGCTGATCCTCCTGATGCTGATCATATCTCAGGGTTGCTGCTTATTGCAGCAACCCAATTCCAGTAGTGATAATGGGCTAAAAGACCATTACAAGGCTTATTTTCCAATCGGAGTAGCGGTGAATACAAGAACCTTAAATGGAGAGGAATCGCAGCTGCTTTTAAAGGAGTTTAACAGCATTACTCCTGAAAATGCGATGAAAATGGAAGTGATCCATCCCCGTGAGGATTTCTATTTCTGGAGGGATGCAGATTCCATGGTAAATTTTGCTCAAAACCACCAGCTTAAAGTACGTGGACATAATTTGTGCTGGCATGAGCAGGTCCCAAACTGGATGTTTAAAGACAACAACGGTGGGCTGGTCACTAAAGAAGTATTATTTAAACGGCTTAAGGATCACATCACCACTGTGGTTAAAAGATATAAAGGGAAAATTTATGCATGGGATGTGGTCAATGAAGTGATTGGCGATGCTGACGATGAGTTTATCAGAAACTCTTTATGGTATCAGATCTGTGGTGAAGAGTACATTGCAAAAGCATTTGAGTATGCCCATGCTGCTGATCCGGAGGCCCTGCTTTTTTACAATGATTACAATAGCGAGCGACCAGTTAAACGGGATAAAATTTATCGCCTGCTCAAAAATCTTATTGATCAAAAAGTTCCCATCCATGGGGTAGGTTTACAGGCCCATTGGTCAGTTTTTGAACCGGCTGAAAAAGAGCTGCGGGAAGCGATTGAATTATACGCGTCGCTGGGATTGCAAATTCATTTTACGGAGCTCGATATGTCCGTTTATCCCTGGGAAAAAAATAAAAGACAGAAAAGATCCGGAGAAAGTGACCGGTTAACGCCAGAGCTGGAAGCAAAACAAATTGACCAATACGCTAAAGTTTTTAAAATTTTCCGGGAATACAAAAAGCACATTACGAGTGTTACTTTCTGGAATGTTTCCGATCGATATAGCTGGCTGGATTATTATCCGGTACCGGGCAGAAAAAATTATCCATTGTTATTCGATCAAAACCTGCAGCGAAAGAAGGCTTATCAAAAAGTCGTCGATTTTAAAGAATAA
- a CDS encoding two-component regulator propeller domain-containing protein: MMLTRATLKRFYCCFLYAILVLSPAYAQNQKINFTSLKTKDGLSSNTVNSILKDRYGLMWFATEDGLNKFDGTNFTVYKHKSEDPTGIQANDIRALHEDKSGNLWIGSSGGSLSLYDRKKNSFIHFPANTNDGLISDVIRSVYSDYTGKIWVASFSGLDVVDPKTRKVKRFNIQVGPKGAFPAIIVNCLYEDRKHRMWIGSNNGLYLYERRTDSFKHFKYDASNPSGLSDGFVSSIVEDQLGQVWFGTKNGLNLLLPEGKGFKQFLHDHKNPNTITNNIILSIAANGPHQLWIGTEDGLNILNVKTGQITRHKPDSRDIYSLTGKSVSCIYTDDKGICWLGVYHGGINKYDTNLNLFQLKQSNVFDQNGLNAPVVTSFAEYKDEEIFVGTDGGGLNLFNRKTELFQRFNLPLANGSTLNKISIMAMEITRSKKLYMGTYSNGLVAMDLASRKLSQFTYNARPDGLNCNDIFCIKEDKSGKLWVGTNGGGVNVLNADNKVIVRYCKNPKAKNELDYPGNNFIRFIEEDHTGNIWIGSYGSGIAVFNPASNKFVVHNKTNSKLPNDLTLSLLQDRSGNIWVGTFSGGLSLFNRKTNQFTTFSEKDGLNNATVYAIVEDKQGRIWVSTNRGISSFDVNTRKFTNYTIYNGVQNNNFVLGAGFGSSGGEIYFGGADGFNYFNPQYFKKNKNVPTVLFTDLKISNTSVVASEDGPIKEHISVVKDIYLDYKQNFTLSYVSVNYTAPEQNRYSYRLEGFDNEWIDAGTAKSVSYTNLDPGDYVFHVKASNNDGLWNTAETAIKIHVMPPFWRTAYAYILYLMAIAGTLLYIRKRGIQKLKMKFALVQEKMKVEQRIEQERKEAERLRELDKLKIKFLTNLSHEFRTPLSLIMGPVDKLLTEKRDLDIAGPLSMIKRNTRRLLNLVNQILDFRKMEDQELRLNPSEADIVSFIKEVLESFNDLSERKQVQLVFKSQLRYFYTLFDQDKIERVLFNLLSNAFKFTDVGGTISLEVEKSDRSGNAQESLLMIKVSDTGIGISEEDREKIFERFFQIDTAAPILNQGSGIGLSIAKEFVKMHGGNISVQSEVGRGSSFIIELPFSSTETVDELTIDFSGSIVEPEPIVDAEDHVSRMDVPSVLLVEDNEDFRFYLKDSLKSFYKIYEACNGQEGWQKALAHHPQIIVSDINMPYMNGIELCCKVKSDKRTNHIPIILLTALTGEEEQIRGLATGANDYLTKPFNFEILNAKIKNLLALNKTLKDTYTKQIKVQTPEVVIESHSDRLLNKVVLYIEENLNNPKLSVEDLSRHVGMSRGSLYHKILELTGQSPVEYIRSVKLDKATVLLEKSDLNVSQIAYMVGFATPNYFAKSFKAKFNMQPSEFMHLKRKADDHLVS, encoded by the coding sequence ATGATGCTGACCCGGGCCACTTTAAAAAGATTTTACTGTTGTTTTTTGTATGCCATTCTGGTCTTGTCGCCAGCATATGCGCAAAATCAAAAAATCAATTTTACTTCCTTAAAAACAAAAGACGGGCTTTCTTCTAATACCGTTAACTCAATTCTGAAAGACCGGTATGGACTAATGTGGTTTGCGACGGAGGACGGGCTGAATAAATTTGACGGAACCAATTTCACGGTTTACAAACATAAATCTGAGGATCCAACGGGAATCCAAGCCAATGACATCAGGGCATTACACGAAGATAAGTCTGGTAATTTATGGATTGGAAGCTCCGGAGGTTCGCTGAGTTTATACGATCGTAAGAAAAATTCATTTATACATTTTCCTGCCAATACCAATGATGGTTTGATCAGCGATGTCATCCGTTCAGTTTACAGTGACTATACAGGAAAAATATGGGTCGCATCATTTAGCGGACTGGATGTAGTTGATCCTAAAACCAGAAAGGTTAAAAGATTCAATATACAAGTCGGCCCAAAAGGAGCATTCCCTGCAATTATAGTCAACTGTCTTTATGAGGATCGTAAACACAGAATGTGGATCGGATCTAACAATGGACTCTACTTATACGAAAGAAGAACCGACTCCTTTAAGCATTTTAAATACGACGCTTCAAATCCATCCGGTCTTAGCGATGGCTTTGTGTCGTCAATTGTGGAAGACCAATTGGGACAGGTCTGGTTTGGTACCAAAAATGGACTTAACCTCCTTCTTCCCGAGGGTAAAGGATTTAAACAGTTTCTTCATGACCATAAAAATCCCAATACGATAACGAATAATATCATTCTGAGTATTGCCGCAAATGGTCCCCATCAGTTATGGATAGGAACTGAGGATGGCTTAAATATTCTTAATGTGAAGACTGGTCAAATTACCAGGCATAAGCCTGATTCCAGAGACATCTATTCTTTAACCGGGAAGTCTGTCAGTTGCATTTATACAGATGACAAAGGCATTTGCTGGCTGGGGGTTTATCATGGGGGCATCAATAAATATGACACCAATTTAAACCTGTTTCAATTGAAACAAAGTAATGTTTTCGATCAGAACGGATTAAATGCGCCTGTGGTAACTTCATTTGCCGAATATAAGGATGAGGAGATTTTTGTGGGTACGGATGGTGGCGGACTTAACCTGTTCAATCGTAAAACAGAATTGTTTCAGCGGTTTAATTTGCCTTTAGCGAATGGTAGCACCCTGAATAAAATTTCCATCATGGCAATGGAAATCACCAGGTCGAAAAAATTATACATGGGGACGTATTCAAACGGCCTTGTTGCAATGGATTTAGCCAGCAGAAAATTGAGTCAGTTTACCTATAACGCTCGTCCGGATGGGTTAAATTGCAATGACATCTTTTGTATTAAAGAAGATAAAAGCGGTAAGCTTTGGGTCGGTACGAATGGTGGTGGGGTCAATGTATTAAATGCGGACAATAAGGTTATTGTAAGGTATTGCAAAAATCCAAAAGCTAAAAATGAACTTGATTACCCCGGAAATAACTTTATCCGCTTTATTGAAGAGGACCATACCGGAAACATTTGGATTGGCTCTTACGGTTCAGGAATTGCCGTTTTTAATCCCGCCAGTAATAAATTTGTAGTCCATAATAAAACCAATAGTAAGCTCCCCAATGACCTGACTTTATCGCTGTTACAAGACCGTTCCGGAAATATCTGGGTGGGGACATTTAGTGGCGGCCTGAGTTTATTTAACCGGAAAACGAATCAGTTTACTACCTTTTCTGAAAAAGATGGATTGAACAATGCAACGGTCTATGCCATTGTTGAGGATAAGCAGGGACGGATATGGGTGAGCACCAACCGGGGCATCAGCAGCTTTGATGTGAACACCAGGAAATTCACCAATTATACCATTTACAATGGTGTTCAAAATAACAATTTTGTACTTGGTGCCGGCTTTGGCTCATCAGGTGGAGAGATCTATTTCGGCGGTGCGGATGGTTTTAACTATTTTAATCCTCAGTATTTTAAGAAAAACAAGAATGTCCCTACTGTTCTTTTTACTGATCTGAAGATATCCAATACTTCTGTTGTGGCCTCGGAAGATGGGCCCATAAAAGAGCATATTTCGGTTGTTAAAGATATCTATCTGGATTATAAGCAAAATTTTACGCTTAGTTATGTCAGTGTAAACTATACTGCACCTGAACAGAACAGGTATTCTTACCGTTTGGAAGGTTTTGATAACGAATGGATCGATGCCGGGACGGCTAAATCAGTGTCCTACACCAATCTGGACCCTGGTGATTATGTGTTTCATGTGAAGGCCAGTAACAATGACGGACTTTGGAATACCGCCGAAACCGCAATAAAAATACATGTGATGCCTCCATTCTGGCGCACAGCATATGCTTATATTTTATACTTAATGGCCATTGCAGGTACGCTTCTTTATATCAGGAAGCGGGGGATACAAAAGCTGAAGATGAAATTTGCGCTGGTGCAGGAGAAAATGAAAGTAGAACAGCGGATAGAGCAGGAGCGCAAAGAAGCAGAACGTTTACGCGAGTTAGACAAACTAAAAATTAAATTTCTGACGAACCTGAGTCATGAGTTCCGTACCCCGCTTTCATTGATCATGGGACCTGTTGATAAATTACTGACAGAAAAGAGAGATCTTGATATTGCAGGTCCTTTAAGCATGATCAAACGAAATACGAGAAGGTTGTTGAACCTCGTGAATCAAATCCTGGATTTCAGAAAAATGGAGGATCAGGAATTGAGGTTAAATCCTTCAGAAGCAGATATCGTTTCCTTTATTAAGGAAGTTTTGGAATCGTTTAATGACCTCAGCGAACGGAAGCAGGTTCAACTGGTATTTAAAAGCCAGCTGAGGTACTTTTATACCTTATTTGATCAGGATAAAATAGAACGCGTCTTGTTTAACCTGCTGTCCAATGCATTCAAATTTACCGATGTTGGGGGCACCATATCTCTGGAAGTAGAGAAAAGTGACCGCTCGGGTAATGCCCAGGAATCTTTGCTGATGATCAAGGTGTCTGACACCGGTATAGGGATCTCTGAAGAAGACAGGGAAAAGATATTTGAACGTTTTTTCCAGATTGATACGGCAGCACCGATTTTAAACCAGGGAAGTGGAATTGGTTTGTCCATTGCCAAGGAGTTTGTCAAAATGCATGGGGGGAACATATCTGTTCAAAGTGAAGTGGGACGAGGCAGTAGTTTCATCATAGAACTTCCTTTTTCAAGTACGGAAACTGTGGATGAACTCACCATAGATTTTTCGGGTTCAATTGTCGAACCTGAACCCATTGTTGATGCCGAAGACCATGTAAGCCGAATGGATGTCCCTTCAGTTTTACTGGTGGAAGACAATGAGGACTTTAGGTTTTATCTTAAAGATAGTTTGAAATCTTTTTATAAAATATATGAAGCCTGTAACGGACAGGAAGGATGGCAAAAGGCGCTGGCACATCATCCTCAAATCATTGTAAGTGATATCAACATGCCTTATATGAATGGAATCGAATTGTGCTGTAAGGTGAAATCTGATAAACGCACCAACCACATTCCGATTATATTACTAACCGCCCTGACCGGAGAAGAGGAGCAGATCAGAGGACTGGCAACGGGTGCAAATGACTACCTGACCAAGCCATTTAATTTTGAGATTCTGAATGCAAAAATTAAAAACCTGTTGGCGTTAAATAAAACACTGAAAGATACCTATACCAAACAAATCAAGGTTCAAACACCGGAAGTGGTCATCGAATCCCATAGCGACAGGTTGTTAAATAAGGTTGTGCTATACATTGAAGAGAACTTGAATAATCCAAAGCTTTCAGTGGAAGATTTAAGCCGGCATGTTGGGATGAGCAGGGGATCTTTGTACCATAAAATTTTAGAATTAACCGGACAGTCGCCCGTAGAGTATATCAGATCGGTTAAATTGGATAAAGCAACTGTCTTACTCGAAAAGAGCGATTTGAATGTTTCACAGATTGCTTATATGGTTGGTTTTGCTACGCCAAATTATTTCGCGAAGTCTTTTAAGGCAAAATTTAATATGCAGCCTTCAGAATTTATGCATTTAAAGCGTAAAGCAGATGATCATCTGGTGAGTTGA